In Rhodococcus qingshengii JCM 15477, the sequence AAGTGCCGCAGGGCTGCACCGTGTTGGTCGGAACCGAGACGGTGCCACCGGAGCTGATCGGGCGATGGGCGGAGCGGCTGAATTTGCTTGCCGCGTACGGACTCACCGAAGCCACGGTGAACAACACACTGTGGCAGGCGGAACCCGGTTGGAACGGTCCCGTGCCCATCGGAATCCCTGACCCCAACGAACAGGCGTACGTGCTCGACGATCGACTCCGTCCGGTTCCGCCGGGAGTATCCGGCGAGCTGTACATCGCGGGACGCGGCCTGGCGAGAGGCTATCTGGGCCGATTCGATCTGACGGCACAGAGATTCATCGCCGATCCCTTCACCGCGGGCGATCGCATGTATCGCACCGGGGACCGCGCGCGGTGGCGCACTGACGGGAACATCGACTTCCTCGGCCGCGTCGACGATCAGGTCAAGATCCGCGGTTTCCGAATCGAGTTGGGCGAAATCATCGGAGCTCTCAGTGCCCATCCTTCGGTGAAGCAGGCAACGGTCGTCGCGGATCGGCAGGGCGAAATCACGCGCCTGGTCGGTTACGTGTCACCGGAACCCGGTGTCGTCGTCGACACGACGGCAGTGCGGAACCTCGCGGCAGTGTCGTTGCCCGACTACATGGTTCCGACCATGGTTGTCGCCCTTGACGGTCCGCTGCCGTTGACGCCCAACGGAAAGCTCGACCGCAAGTCGTTGCCCACTCCGGACTGGTCGGAGCTGGCGGGTGATGTTGCTCCTCGCACGGCAGTGGAGTCCACGGTTGCGGCTGCATTCGCGGAAATCCTGCAACTTCCGAGTGTCGGAGTCCACGACAGTTTCTTCGAACTCGGCGGCCATTCGATGGCTTCGATGAAACTGGTCGGTCGCATTCGGGAAGCGTTCGGCGTGGACGTCAGTATTCGAGACGTATTCGACGCGCCGAGTGTTGCGGAGTTGGCGGCCGTCGTCGCGCGTTCGGAAGGTGGGCGTCCGATCCTGACGCCGGCGGTGAAACGTCCCGAGACGATGGGTCTGTCTGCGCCGCAACGTCGTCAGTGGGAGTTGTTCCGCGCGTCCGGCGCGCAACCGCAAGCAAGCCACGCTCTGGCGCTGACCCTGAAATCGAAGATCGATCCGGAGATTCTCGGGCACGCCTTGGACGATGTGACTTCGCGGCACGAACCCCTGCGGACCACCTTCGTCGAGGTCGACGGCATCGTCGTGGCAAGAGAATCGGTGCGTCCGACTGTCGATGTGGTCGATGTCGGCGCCGGCGATGTGGGTCGAGTGGTGTTCGAACTGGCTCAACTTCCGATGGATCTGCGTGAGCAATCACCGTTGCGGGTTCATCTGGTGCTCGGTGAAGACGGCTCTAGGACACTGCTTCTCGTCATGCACTACATCGCCGTCGACGAGTGGTCAGTAGTGCCGCTGTTGGGAGATCTGGTCTCTGCTTATGCAGCCCGGTCGCAGGGAGATCAACCGGTTTGGGACGAGCTTGCATTGACGTACGCCGATTACACCGTGTGGTCGGAGGAGCTGTTGGGAGACCCCCGAGACGTCGACAGCCGAGCGTCGAAGCAACTTGCATATTGGCGGGATGCGCTCGACGGAATACCGACCAGTGTGAATCTTCCGTTGCCGGAAGGTGACTCGGAGCCTCGAGGTGACGTGATCGCCGTCGACATCGACGCGGGTCTGCACGCCGGAATCGACGCCCTGGCTGCGCGCACGGGCACGAGTATGTTCATGGTCCTGCAGGCCGCACTGGCCAGCGTTCTCACGAAGGCCGGCGCGGGTACCGATCTTCCCATCGGTTCACTGGTTGCGGGCAGGTCGGATCCCCGTCTCGAACCGATGATCGGATCGTTCTTCAATGTTGTTCTCCTGCGCACGGATACGTCCGGTAGTCCGACGTTTGCAGAATTGCTGGCTCGCATCCGGGAAAACAATCTGGAAGCGCTGAGCAATCAGGACGTCTCATATGTGTATGTCGAGCAGGCACTGGGTAATCCGGCGTCCATGAGGCCTCAGGTGATGGTGATCCATCATCAACAGGCCGATTTGGACGGGCTCGGCGACTTCGGTTCTCTCGTACCGATTCCGGTGGGAGTGCCCGATGCGGATGTGACGTTGAGTTTTTACGAGCCGGTGGGCGATGGGCCTGTCTTTGCAACTCTCGGGTTCCGTGCCGACCGCGTCGATGCGGGTGCAGTCCGCGTATGGGCAGGTCAGTTGGTCGACGTGATCGAGGCTGCAGTTGCCGCCGAAGGGGATGACGCGAGCGAGGGGGCGAAACTATGACATACGTCGCATCGCTCCGTGGGGTCGACCGCTATACGGGGGCTCACAGTGTTGATACCCTCACCTCATTAAGGGTAGCCTTTGCTACTTACTTCGGGACATCGATTGGCGGCCGTACCAGGTCGTTCCGTCGGGGATGGACTACCTGTAATGAGTGAATCACCAAGAGACTCCAGCGCCGAACCTGCCATTGTCGACATCGTCGGCGTCGGGTTCGGTCCGGCCAACCTCGCGTTGGCCATTGCTGTCGAAGAACACAATGCAAATTGTGCGGCCGTTGATCGGGTGAACGCGCGGTTCTTCGAAAAGCAGTCTCAGTTCGCGTGGCATCCCGGGATGCTGCTCGACGGTGCCACCATGCAGATCGCGTTTCCGAAGGACCTGGTGACGTTCCGGAATCCACAGAGCGGATACAGCTTCTTCTCGTATCTGTTCGAGCAGGGTCGACTGGTCGACTTCGTCAACCACCAGACCTTCTTCCCCACACGCCACGAATTCAACGACTACCTGTGCTGGGCAGCTCGACGAGTCGACGCGGACGTGCAGTTCGGTACAACCGTCGACGGGGTCGAGGGCATCAAGAACTCCGACGGCGTTGTCGATCGCTTTGCGGTTCGCACCGCCGACGGTGAAACGGTGATCGCGCGCAACATCGTTGTCGGAGCCGGACTGAAAGAGCGGATCCCGGAGTGGGCGACGCCTTCGTCGCGGTGCTTCCACAATCACCAGTTCCTCTTCCATCTCGAAGCAATGCCGGAGCCCGTACACAACCGGTTCGTCGTTCTCGGCGCCGGCCAGAGTGCCGCGGAGATCGTGGACTACCTGCACGCGAACTACCCGAACGCCGAAGTTCACAGTGTTTTTGCCCGCTACGGCTACAGCCCGGCAGACGACAGCCCGTACGCGAACCGCATCTTCGATCCCGAAGCCGTCGATCAGCTGCACGGTGCAGACGCCGCGGAACGACGCCGACTTCTCGATTTGCACCGCAGTACCAATTACTCGGTCGTCGACATCGAACTGATCAACAAGCTGTATGCCACCGAGTATCAGGAGATGGTTCGTGGGCCGCGGCGACTGTTCATGCGTCGGGCCTCGGAGATCACGAGTGCCGTGGAGACCGAATCCGGTATCGAACTGGCTGTCCGTAGCAATCTCGACGGCTTGACCGACACGCTGGCGTGCGACGCACTCATTCTGGCCACGGGTTTCACCCCGGCACCTCTGGACGATTTGTTGGGTGAACTCGTGCCGGATTCGTCCGTTCCGCGTAACGTCAGTCGGGATTATCGACTGGCTGTAACGGAGGACGTGACAGGCGGTATCTATCTGCAGGGTGGGACAGAACAGACTCACGGATTGACGTCGTCGCTGCTGTCGAACGTGGCAGTGCGGGCGGGGGAGATTCTCGCGTCGGTGCTGAGCCACCAGAACCGAACTGGTGCGCTTGCTAGTCTGGGCGCACAAGACACGTACGTAACGAGTGAGGCGAGATGAGCACTAACCCTTTCGATGACGAAGACGGCCGCTTCTACGTGCTGGTGAACGACGAGGACCAGCACTCGCTGTGGCCCACGTTTTCCGAGGTCCCCGCCGGCTGGCGAGTGGTGTTCGGTGAAGACAGCCGCAAGGCGTGCCTCGAATACGTCGAGGCCAACTGGACCGACATGCGTCCGAAGAGCCTGCGTGAGGCCATGGAAGCCGATCAGGCTGCCGGTGGAAAGCACGCAGTCGAGAGCTGATTCTCTCACCGCTCGGAACCCCCGAGACCCCGAGTGAACAGAAAAGAGCTGGGCACCGTCGGGTGCCCAGCTCTTTCTGCTTGAACGACGCCTACTTCTCGGTGACGGGAACTCGACGCCTGCGCTTGCGGACCATCGGGCGACGTAGCGAGTCCACGCGCATCAGAATCCGTGGACGACGCAGCGTGCGCGCTCCCCATTCGCCGAGCGTGACGCCCGCGGCCAGGGCGCAGCCGATGCCGAAGGCCGACAGCAAGGCAGTCAATCCGATCAGTACCTGGTCGTTGAGCAGCGCGTACAGGCCTCGGTACAGCGACAGACCGGGGAGCAGCGGAGTGATGCCTGCGACCGCGACAACCAGCGGAGGCGTCAGTGCGCGGCGAGCCATCAGACCACCGGCAAGACCGACCACGGTTGCGGCGATTGCGGCGGCGATCACGGGACCGACGTCGAGTGTCTGCACGAAGATCGACACACCACTGCCTGCCGCACCGCCCAGGAACGCCGCGGTGAGTGCACGCCTCTCGGCGTAGCAGGCGAGCGCGTAGAACACCGACGCACACGCGCCGGAGAGCATGAGGATCGGCAACTGCGTGATGGTGGAGACTTCCACATTGATCGGTGGAAGCGTCGAACCCAACATCCCGGTCATTCTCAACGAGATTGCGACGCCCGCGATGATGCCGCCCGTCATCATCACCACTTCGAAGAATCGCGCGACAGCTGTAATGGGTGCACCCATGATCGCGTCCTGGACCGAGCCCACCAACGACAGCCCGGACAGTAGAACGACCACTCCGGCCGCGATGACCAACGACGGCCGGATACTGATCCCCAGCTGGTCCTGAAATGTATAGAGCGTGGCGGCGGGCGCAGCCGCGATGAGACCACCGACAACCTGCTGGAAGAAGAACGGTAATCCGAACCGGTTCAGTACGCGGTTGACTCGATCGATGACCATTGTCGTCAGAAACGCGACTGTGGCAACGAGGAACCCGCCGCCGAGCAGGACGGAGACCGAAGCCGCCATCGCCGCCCAGGCCATGGTCGCGGTCCATCGGTTGTACGGGTGCGGCGCCGTCGTGATGGCTGTGAGCGCGTCGTGCGCTTGGTCCGGTGTGATCGCCTCACGGCGGATACGACGTGTCAGACGGTCGACGGCCGCCAGCCGCGTGAAGTCCATCGAGCGGTAGTGGACGATGCGCATCGTGCTCGCCGGCGGTCGCGTCGGGCCGCGATAGGCAGAGAGCACAATCGAGTTGTAAGTGACGTCGACGTCACACTGGGCAAGGCCGTACGTGGCGGCGATGAACTGCACCTGCTCAGCGGTGTCCATGGCCGCGGTTCCGGATGCGAGGAGGACTTCGCCCACCCGAACCGCGAGGTCCAGGACCTCTGCGACGACGGCGTCGTCTGTCAGGTCGATCGGTTGAAGCGGTGCGGGAGCCGACGTGACCGTGTCGACGGTGGCTTGCCGGTTTCCCGTCAGGCGTGTGAGTACTTCGGTGAATTTCGCCATCAGGGGGCGGAGTGGGAGTTGCGCATGGGGCCCACGCTATCTAACGTGACCCGCGCGCGGCCACCGTGACGGCTTGGATATGATGGCTCCGCAAAGTCAGTCGCGGCAACGCGTCGGTCTTCGCCTCCTTAGCTCAGTGGTAGAGCACTCGCCTTGTAAGCGAAAGGTCGTCGGTTCAATCCCGACAGGAGGCTCCGAAAGAGGAGGCACTCACCAATGTGGTGGGTGCCTCTGTATTTGCTGAGGTGCCGATAGGCGCCCGGTTCAGTTGGTCTCGGGCTTGTTCGTAGCCTGGCGCGGGTCGATCGCGCCGTCGATGTACTGCTGGGCGATCACTCGCAGTTTGACGTTGCTGCGCTGCGAGTCCTGGATGAGAATGCGGAAGGCTCGGTCGGCGTCGACGTGGTGGGTGCCCATGATGATGCCCTTGGCCTGTTCGATGACGCCTCGCGATTCGAGTGCTCGCTCGAGGTCCATTGCGTGCTTTCTGGCGATGTCGAGGCGCTGCGAGCTGTGCAGCGCGTAGGCCGAGGTCACGGCGAACAGTTGGAGCAATGCCACGTCGGCGCCGGTGAAACCTCGGAGGTCGTGGCTGTAGAGATTGAGGGTTCCGAGCGGGCGTTCCCGGCCAGGCAGTGGCATGGACAAGAAGCTGACGGCGCCGACTGCCTTTGCCGCGCTTGCGAATTGAGGCCACCGGCTGTGGGCTTCGCTGGCATGTGCGCGGACAACGGTTCCCGTGCGTGACGACGTCACACTCGGTCCGTAGTCCAGTCGGAATTGGATCGAGTCGACGGTGCGAACAAGTTGGTGGGTGGCGGCGACGGTTCGGAATGTCGTGTCCGAACCGCCGATGGTAATTCCGGCCATGTCGGCGTCGGCGATGAGATCGACGGCATGCCTGCAGACTTGTTCGAGAAATTGCTCGGCCTGGGCATGTGGATCGAGGTGCGCGTACAGCGATTGCAGGGCGTCCGAGGCGGCGTCCAGGCTGTCCTGCGACGCGGAATTTCGGCCCCCGGTGGGGCCGCGGTGTCCTCTGGCGATGCGCGGCGCCGTCATTGTCTCAACCACCCTTCCCCATCACGTCGCAGGCATGTCCGATTCGTCTCATTGTTGCACCGGACTAACTGTTGTGCACTCTGTTTCGGTGGACAAGTGTCTGATGGGGCGGACGGTTATGTGAAGTGGTCTGCGTATGCCCAATCGTGATGTTTGATTCGGCCGTTAGCGGGTAGTGCGCCGATCTTGGAATTATGTTGTCCTGCAACAGTTAACGTGGAAACTGCGACCGGGGTACAAGTTTTCTCCGCAATGGCGCGCAGGTCACGAACTTGGCCTATTGTCAGCGCCAGCGCACAATCTTGTACGCGTAACCCGTAGACAGTGAAGGGGATACGACGATGAACGGACTGATCGCGGCTCTGAACAGTGGAATGACCGTTGGCTTGGCCAACACGATCCTGACTTTCGGCGGAATCATCATCAACCTCAACATCGTGATCAACAACTGACCGCGTAATCGGCGAGTAACCGTTTGTTATGCCGATTCGATCGGAAGGTCCGGTCCTGGGCGGTCGCTCTTGCTCTTGAGCCACCGATTGGGAAGTTTGCCGGCAAGTTCTCCGAGTGGACCGACTGCAGCGCTGAGGATTCCGACGGTTTCCTGAAGGACCTCGATGCTCGCGCTCATCCGCTCGAGGTTGGGGGCGAGGGAAGTCAAGGTGTCGGACAGTGCAACGATCTGGTCAAGCGGGCCGCCTTCGGCGATGAGCCGTTCGAAGGCGCCGTTCTCTGCCAGGAGTGTTTCGAGGATGCCGTTCTCGGCCAGTGCGCGATCGATGACACCGTCCTTGGCAGTCAGGCGTTCGACGGCACCGTCTTGCGCTGTCAGGCGTTCAAGCGGACCGTCCTCCGCCATCATTCGGTCGAGGAGACCGTCCGGCGCGAGCAAGCGTTCCAATGCGCCGTTCTCGGCGAGCACCCTATCCAGCGGTCCGCCGGGGGCAAGAAGTCTTTCGAGTGGTCCGCCGGGAGCGAGTAGTCGTTCGAGAGTGCCGTCGGGTGCAGTCAGTTTGTCGACCGGGCCGCCGGGAGAGAGAAGTCGATCGAGTGGCCCACCGGGGGCCAAGGCCTGCCCGATGGGCCGATCGTCAGCGGTGAGCGATGACAACTGCTGGATCATCTGCATGGGTCCGCGGGGGCTTGCCAAGCCGGCAGCACCCGCCGTCACGGCGCCGGTATTGCCGACGGCGATACGAACTGTCGTGACCGTCAGCTCGGCGATTCCCAAACTGATCTCTGCGGCTGCAATGCCCGCGCGTAGGGGAAGCGTGAGCATCTCCAGCAGTTTCATGCGTTAACTGTAACCGGTAACACACAAACACTCACCAGGATCGCCGGTCAGTGAAGGACCTTCAGACCGACGACACAGCCGACGATGCCCAGGATCAGCAGTATCTTGACGATCGACGTGGACTCCGCGCCGGTGATCATCGCATATCCCACAGTCAGGGCGGCGCCGATGCCGACCCAGATCGCGTAGGAAGTCCCGATGGGAAGGGTACGCATTGCATACGCGAGGCCGGCCATACTGACGATCAGGCCGAGGACGAAGACGATGGTGGGCGACATCTTGCTGAATCCGTCGGACTTACCGAGTGCGGTAGCCCAGACAGCTTCGAAAAGTCCGGAAATGACGAGCACGATCCATGCCATGGTGAACAACTCCCAAGGCACCGTCTTTTCGCTGGCCGGGTACGGTGCGCTCGTCCGGATGTCGTCGTTGACCACCCAACCATAGCAACAGAATTCTGCGTTCCGACCCGATCAGCTGGCGATTTAGGTCACCACCGCCGGTCGAACCCGCTTCAGATGGATGCTCGTCACGGCCACCACGATCGTCGCCGTCGCAGCGAGAACAGCCAGAGGAATCGGCGTGTTCACGGCGGCCGGTCCGTGTTCGACGAGCGGACCGGTAGACCACCCGAATTCCCGCGAGCCCGGGTCCAATAAGGTCGGTGAAACCGAGAACAACGTGAAAGCGACGGGCAGCATCGCCCCGCTCGAGACTGCTTCGACGGCAACAGGCATGCATGACGTGACGGCCAGTCCCAGCGCAAGCGGGAGGACGAGGACGTAGGCAACCGTGGTCGGGGCGGCATCCAGCAATCCCGAGAGTGCAGTCACGGCAAGGAGTCCCAGCCCGAGTTGCGGCATCGGTCTTCTCCAGCCGACGACGACGCCCAACGCCAGGGCAGCAGCTCCCGCGGGCATCGCCCAGGTCCAGTCGGATGGAAAGGAAATCGAGCTGACCGAAACCGCACTGACTGCCAGTCCGACGAGTACGAAACGACCGTCGTGTGGCGGCAACCGCCAAGCCAGTGCGACGGTAACGGCAACCGCCAATAGCACCGCGATCACCCATGACCCAGGTGATGTCGTCGAGCCCAACCACACATAGAGGGCCGTGAATACCAGGGGCAGAACAACTCCCAGCTTCACCAGGCGTGCGTCGATGTCGCCCGGCTCCTGATTCGGTCGTGCGAGTGCGGCGACTCCACCCACGAGAAGAGTTGCGGCGAGCAGAATCCAGACGGGAACCGTGGACGGCACGGGGTAGGAATCGCCCGGAAGTGTGAGCGACCACCTGGGGACGCGATCGCGCCACAAGTCCGCTGCGCCGAAGTACAGGGTCGTCGTGGTTACGCCGAGTCCGAGAGCGGTTTGTGCTCCGCGGTGACCCTTCGTCGGAAATGCCGCTGCCGCGAGGAAAGCGCCTGCTCCGACTGCGTTCAGAGTCACCGAAATCTGGGCGGAGACGGGGACGAATGCAGGTAGCGCGATGGCGAGGGCGCCGACTACAGCGAAGACACTCGCGAGACCGCCACGTCCCCAGCGATGCAGTAGCGCTACGCCGACGGCCGCAACCACCGCGGCAGTTGCTCCCGCCCACTGCGGCGTGATCACCACCGAGATAACGCCGGCGTCGGAGAAGGAGAAGTCGTCAACTCGGGACTCGGCCACCGCATACGCAGCCACCGCACCGCCGACCAGCGCAGACGCCACGGGGCCGTAAAACCGCACCCATTGATCCCGGCTACGTTGCTGCATCATTCGTCGCATTTTCGCATAACTCTCCGATGCCCCTGACCGTCACGTCGCCGTGCGGATCCATCTCCGGTGGCGCGAAGCCGGGATCCTCGCCGAGATCGGAGTTGTTGGTGAACAGAGGAATACGCCAGGTTAAGCATTCCACGTTCCACAGTGGAGATAGTGACATGCCGCATCTTTCCGGTTCGTGGGCATGCGCCCAGCTTTGCACCTGCACCCAGCCGTTCACAGGAAGCTCCCAGGGAACATACAGCGGGAATCCAGTGGCAGGGGAGAAGATGGTTCTCGTGACCGACAAGACCCCCGAAGCCCGCATCCTCGTTGTCGACGACGAACCCACCATCGTGGAGTTGCTCTCCGTGAGCCTCCGATTCCAGGGTTTCGAGGTGGCAACTGCTTCGAGCGGCGCCCAAGGCCTGGACGTCGCACGGACATTCCGTCCCGACGCGATCGTTCTCGACGTCATGATGCCCGGGATGGACGGCTTCGGTCTGCTTCGACGCCTGCGCGCCGACGGTGTGGACGCGCCGGTCCTGTTTCTGACGGCGAAGGATTCGCTCGACGACAAGATCAGCGGCCTGACCCTCGGCGCGGACGACTACGTGACCAAGCCGTTCAGCCTCGAAGAAGTCGTGACGCGGTTGCGGGTCATCCTGCGCCGCGCCGGTCGCGGTGTCGCGCCGGAGCAGTCGCCGCGGGTGAAGTTCGCCGACATCGAACTCGACGACGACACCCGCGAGGTCTGGAAGAAGGGCGAGTTGGTTGCACTCTCGCCCACCGAGTTCACACTGCTCCGATACTTCATGGTCAACGCCGGGACGGTTCTCAGCAAACCGCGGATTCTCGACCACGTCTGGAATTACGACTTCGGTGGGGAGGTCGGAGTTGTCGAGTCCTACGTTTCCTACCTGCGGCGCAAGGTGGACACG encodes:
- a CDS encoding lysine N(6)-hydroxylase/L-ornithine N(5)-oxygenase family protein translates to MSESPRDSSAEPAIVDIVGVGFGPANLALAIAVEEHNANCAAVDRVNARFFEKQSQFAWHPGMLLDGATMQIAFPKDLVTFRNPQSGYSFFSYLFEQGRLVDFVNHQTFFPTRHEFNDYLCWAARRVDADVQFGTTVDGVEGIKNSDGVVDRFAVRTADGETVIARNIVVGAGLKERIPEWATPSSRCFHNHQFLFHLEAMPEPVHNRFVVLGAGQSAAEIVDYLHANYPNAEVHSVFARYGYSPADDSPYANRIFDPEAVDQLHGADAAERRRLLDLHRSTNYSVVDIELINKLYATEYQEMVRGPRRLFMRRASEITSAVETESGIELAVRSNLDGLTDTLACDALILATGFTPAPLDDLLGELVPDSSVPRNVSRDYRLAVTEDVTGGIYLQGGTEQTHGLTSSLLSNVAVRAGEILASVLSHQNRTGALASLGAQDTYVTSEAR
- a CDS encoding threonine/serine ThrE exporter family protein, with product MAKFTEVLTRLTGNRQATVDTVTSAPAPLQPIDLTDDAVVAEVLDLAVRVGEVLLASGTAAMDTAEQVQFIAATYGLAQCDVDVTYNSIVLSAYRGPTRPPASTMRIVHYRSMDFTRLAAVDRLTRRIRREAITPDQAHDALTAITTAPHPYNRWTATMAWAAMAASVSVLLGGGFLVATVAFLTTMVIDRVNRVLNRFGLPFFFQQVVGGLIAAAPAATLYTFQDQLGISIRPSLVIAAGVVVLLSGLSLVGSVQDAIMGAPITAVARFFEVVMMTGGIIAGVAISLRMTGMLGSTLPPINVEVSTITQLPILMLSGACASVFYALACYAERRALTAAFLGGAAGSGVSIFVQTLDVGPVIAAAIAATVVGLAGGLMARRALTPPLVVAVAGITPLLPGLSLYRGLYALLNDQVLIGLTALLSAFGIGCALAAGVTLGEWGARTLRRPRILMRVDSLRRPMVRKRRRRVPVTEK
- a CDS encoding MbtH family protein, with the translated sequence MSTNPFDDEDGRFYVLVNDEDQHSLWPTFSEVPAGWRVVFGEDSRKACLEYVEANWTDMRPKSLREAMEADQAAGGKHAVES
- a CDS encoding DMT family transporter → MAWIVLVISGLFEAVWATALGKSDGFSKMSPTIVFVLGLIVSMAGLAYAMRTLPIGTSYAIWVGIGAALTVGYAMITGAESTSIVKILLILGIVGCVVGLKVLH
- a CDS encoding response regulator transcription factor, with protein sequence MVLVTDKTPEARILVVDDEPTIVELLSVSLRFQGFEVATASSGAQGLDVARTFRPDAIVLDVMMPGMDGFGLLRRLRADGVDAPVLFLTAKDSLDDKISGLTLGADDYVTKPFSLEEVVTRLRVILRRAGRGVAPEQSPRVKFADIELDDDTREVWKKGELVALSPTEFTLLRYFMVNAGTVLSKPRILDHVWNYDFGGEVGVVESYVSYLRRKVDTGETPLIHTLRGVGYVMREPRQ
- a CDS encoding GAF and ANTAR domain-containing protein, translated to MTAPRIARGHRGPTGGRNSASQDSLDAASDALQSLYAHLDPHAQAEQFLEQVCRHAVDLIADADMAGITIGGSDTTFRTVAATHQLVRTVDSIQFRLDYGPSVTSSRTGTVVRAHASEAHSRWPQFASAAKAVGAVSFLSMPLPGRERPLGTLNLYSHDLRGFTGADVALLQLFAVTSAYALHSSQRLDIARKHAMDLERALESRGVIEQAKGIIMGTHHVDADRAFRILIQDSQRSNVKLRVIAQQYIDGAIDPRQATNKPETN